In Mangrovivirga cuniculi, the following proteins share a genomic window:
- the murG gene encoding undecaprenyldiphospho-muramoylpentapeptide beta-N-acetylglucosaminyltransferase yields the protein MSNKRPYRIIISGGGTGGHIYPAIAIAQEIKKRHEDAKILFVGAKGKMEMQKVPEAGFEIKGLWISGIQRKASVRNLLFPVKLMKSLIDARRIIKAFKPDAAVGVGGYAAGPLLYVAAKRKIPTLIQEQNSFAGLTNKWLAKSVDVICVAYKNMGRFFPPHKIKLTGNPVRSEIAENMPGKAEAAEHFGFDSNKPILLILGGSLGARSINEGVLKNLKKWTRDGIQVFWQCGKFYHEEMQHRIDKILGLDKSMVKVTPFIKEMNKAYALADLVVSRAGALSVSELCLVGRPVIFIPSPHVAEDHQTKNAQALEENGAAICLKDSEQGEKLGDMVKKVITDENKKSALASAIKKMALPNATKDIVNELEELYK from the coding sequence ATGAGTAATAAAAGACCATATCGAATAATCATCAGCGGAGGAGGCACCGGAGGACATATTTATCCTGCTATTGCCATCGCACAGGAGATCAAAAAGCGTCATGAAGATGCAAAGATTCTCTTTGTCGGCGCAAAGGGTAAAATGGAGATGCAAAAGGTGCCTGAAGCCGGATTTGAGATTAAAGGTCTGTGGATTAGTGGTATTCAAAGAAAGGCTTCTGTCAGAAACCTTCTGTTTCCGGTGAAACTGATGAAGAGTCTGATCGATGCTCGCAGAATTATTAAAGCATTTAAGCCAGACGCAGCTGTAGGTGTTGGAGGCTATGCAGCCGGTCCATTGCTTTATGTTGCGGCTAAAAGAAAAATACCAACGTTGATCCAGGAGCAAAATAGCTTTGCAGGTCTCACGAATAAGTGGCTGGCAAAAAGTGTGGATGTTATTTGTGTTGCATATAAAAATATGGGAAGGTTTTTCCCTCCCCATAAGATCAAACTAACGGGTAATCCGGTGAGATCGGAGATCGCTGAAAATATGCCAGGTAAAGCTGAAGCTGCTGAGCATTTTGGATTCGACAGTAACAAGCCAATATTGTTGATTTTGGGAGGAAGCCTGGGTGCAAGGAGCATCAACGAAGGAGTTCTTAAAAATCTAAAGAAATGGACACGTGATGGTATCCAGGTCTTTTGGCAGTGTGGCAAATTCTATCATGAGGAGATGCAACACAGGATAGATAAGATTTTAGGATTAGATAAATCAATGGTGAAGGTTACACCTTTTATTAAGGAAATGAATAAGGCGTATGCTTTAGCTGACCTGGTGGTGAGTCGTGCAGGAGCTCTTTCAGTCTCTGAATTATGCCTGGTAGGCCGACCGGTAATATTTATTCCTTCACCTCATGTTGCCGAAGACCATCAAACAAAAAATGCACAGGCTTTAGAAGAAAACGGAGCAGCAATTTGTCTGAAGGATTCAGAGCAAGGTGAAAAGTTAGGTGACATGGTTAAAAAAGTGATCACCGATGAAAATAAAAAATCAGCATTAGCAAGTGCTATTAAAAAGATGGCTCTTCCAAATGCGACAAAAGATATAGTAAACGAATTAGAAGAATTATATAAGTGA
- the murC gene encoding UDP-N-acetylmuramate--L-alanine ligase: protein MKITDYDNVYFLGIGGIGMSALARWFVDRDKAVAGYDRTSSNLTDKLSAEGMEIHFEDNPNYIPAKFRDPEATLVIYTPAIPEHHDEFDFFKTSGFTIYKRSEVLGMITKDHKTLAVAGTHGKTTTSIMLAHLLYQADMNMEGLLGGIATNYNSNLLLNRKDEEPIIVVEADEFDRTFLRLNPTSAIITNMDADHLDIYGEHEELVKSFKEFIELIPKGQKIYYHNSLSDQLSGLIEERGLKGISYGIDEGDVKASNIRVEENAFVFDMSYETENLFFGGLVLHQPGFHNVLNAIAASAIALDNGLEREDLFSGLESYKGVKRRFEYICITDQTIYIDDYAHHPTEITSLIDSVRKLYPEKKMTVIFQPHLYSRTRDFADGFAESLDKADDVILMPIYPAREEPIEGVDSDLILNKMKNINKVVIDREDLIALLKAREPELLLTVGAGDIDREVVRIKNMLEAS from the coding sequence GTGAAAATAACGGATTACGATAACGTGTATTTCCTTGGGATCGGAGGCATCGGAATGAGTGCCCTGGCTCGCTGGTTTGTCGATAGAGACAAGGCAGTAGCCGGCTATGATCGTACTTCCTCAAATCTCACAGACAAATTGTCTGCTGAAGGAATGGAAATACATTTTGAGGATAATCCGAATTATATACCGGCTAAGTTCAGAGATCCTGAAGCCACGCTGGTTATTTATACACCTGCGATTCCTGAGCATCACGATGAGTTTGATTTTTTCAAAACCAGTGGGTTTACAATTTATAAGAGATCAGAAGTACTTGGAATGATCACTAAGGATCATAAAACTTTAGCGGTGGCCGGGACACACGGGAAGACTACCACGAGTATTATGCTGGCTCATCTTTTATATCAGGCTGATATGAATATGGAAGGGTTGCTGGGAGGTATTGCAACAAACTATAATTCCAATTTATTGCTTAATCGCAAGGATGAAGAACCAATAATCGTGGTTGAGGCTGATGAATTTGACAGGACATTTTTACGATTGAATCCAACTTCAGCAATCATTACTAATATGGATGCAGATCACCTGGATATCTATGGTGAGCATGAGGAGTTGGTTAAATCATTTAAGGAATTCATTGAATTGATTCCTAAAGGTCAAAAGATCTATTACCACAATTCACTTTCAGACCAATTATCAGGTTTAATTGAAGAAAGAGGACTGAAAGGAATTAGCTATGGAATTGATGAAGGGGATGTAAAAGCCTCTAACATAAGAGTTGAAGAGAATGCTTTTGTTTTTGACATGTCCTACGAAACTGAAAATTTGTTTTTCGGAGGACTGGTTCTTCATCAACCCGGATTTCACAATGTGCTAAATGCTATAGCAGCATCAGCGATTGCACTGGATAATGGATTGGAAAGAGAAGATCTTTTTAGTGGTCTGGAAAGCTATAAGGGTGTTAAAAGGAGATTTGAATATATCTGTATTACAGATCAGACCATTTACATCGATGATTATGCTCATCACCCGACTGAAATAACATCACTCATTGATTCTGTCAGGAAATTATATCCTGAAAAGAAAATGACAGTGATTTTTCAACCTCATTTGTATTCGAGGACAAGAGATTTTGCAGATGGTTTTGCTGAGTCACTGGATAAGGCTGATGATGTGATATTGATGCCGATATATCCGGCAAGGGAAGAACCTATTGAAGGAGTTGATTCTGATTTGATTCTGAATAAAATGAAAAACATCAATAAGGTAGTAATCGACAGAGAAGATTTGATTGCCTTATTGAAAGCCCGGGAACCTGAGTTACTATTAACTGTAGGAGCGGGAGACATAGACAGAGAAGTAGTAAGAATTAAAAATATGCTTGAAGCATCGTGA
- a CDS encoding cell division protein FtsQ/DivIB → MKKFLNKISIKTPVKIAILVVVFVAVAGFAGNRYNTRTCSEINVRLNGIEDNYFINEEDVVSALTYNGVPLSGNSFENINLKDLEIKILKQQYIKSAEVFRGLGGNLVVEAELVKPVARLVQNMAADAYIGIDGRIIPISDRYTPRMMIITGDYVKSIITGKLTEQPGNPIMNLIKKIEEDEFLKAQIAQIDIDKKGNVILYQQVGKQRIELGKPVDLDKKLKKLEVFYSEILPRKGWNHYDRVNLAYEDQIICE, encoded by the coding sequence GTGAAGAAATTTTTAAATAAAATATCGATTAAAACACCTGTGAAGATAGCTATTCTGGTAGTAGTCTTTGTAGCTGTGGCTGGGTTTGCCGGAAACAGGTACAATACCCGGACCTGCTCAGAAATTAATGTCAGGTTAAATGGTATTGAGGATAATTATTTCATCAATGAAGAGGATGTGGTATCGGCTCTGACATACAATGGAGTGCCTTTATCAGGAAATAGCTTTGAAAATATCAACCTTAAAGATCTTGAAATTAAGATCCTGAAGCAACAATACATTAAATCTGCAGAAGTATTTCGTGGACTTGGAGGGAACCTCGTTGTCGAAGCCGAATTGGTAAAGCCGGTAGCAAGGTTAGTTCAGAATATGGCAGCAGACGCTTATATAGGTATTGATGGTAGGATCATTCCGATTTCGGATCGATATACACCAAGAATGATGATCATAACAGGCGATTATGTAAAGAGTATAATTACCGGAAAACTTACCGAACAACCTGGTAATCCGATAATGAACCTTATCAAAAAGATAGAGGAGGATGAGTTTTTAAAAGCTCAGATAGCCCAGATCGATATAGATAAGAAAGGCAATGTTATTCTTTACCAGCAGGTAGGTAAGCAGCGGATCGAATTGGGTAAACCAGTTGATCTGGATAAAAAATTAAAAAAGCTGGAAGTATTCTATAGTGAGATTCTACCCCGAAAAGGATGGAATCATTATGACAGGGTTAACCTGGCTTATGAAGATCAAATTATTTGTGAATAA
- the ftsA gene encoding cell division protein FtsA, producing the protein MDYEKIVVGLDIGTTKIAAIVGKKNQHGKLDVLGMGQAVSDGVVRGVVNNIDKTVAAIQKAIREAEEQSGIDINVVNVGIAGQHIRSSMHHHSITRISDDDEIKVEDVNRLTNEIYRIMMPAGSEIIHVMPQDYMVDYEEGILDPVGMAGTKLEANFHVITAKTNDIKNIHKCVKRAGLEVENLILEPLASSLSALSDEEKEAGVCLIDIGGGTTDIAIFHDNIIRHTAVVPFGGDIITSDIKQGCSVMQNQAELLKTKFGRAIAEEASPNEIISIPGLRNRPPKEISIKNLAFIIEARMEEIIEYVHSEIIASGYDDKLAAGLVVTGGGSQLLGIKQLFEYMTGKDVRVGFPNEHLGKSKINIVKSPMYATGVGLVLTGFRSLDEREERYKAYPANREAGNENTSKPNGGDFFKKIINKTKGLLIDDIDNTNY; encoded by the coding sequence ATGGATTACGAAAAAATAGTTGTAGGCTTGGATATTGGAACCACCAAGATCGCAGCCATTGTAGGAAAGAAAAATCAACATGGGAAACTCGACGTTCTCGGAATGGGACAGGCCGTTTCTGATGGCGTAGTAAGAGGCGTAGTTAATAATATTGATAAGACAGTTGCTGCTATTCAAAAGGCAATAAGAGAAGCTGAAGAGCAGTCTGGCATTGATATCAATGTTGTGAATGTTGGAATTGCAGGTCAGCATATCAGAAGCTCGATGCACCATCACAGCATCACGAGAATTTCTGATGATGATGAGATCAAAGTTGAGGATGTAAACCGTCTGACCAACGAGATCTATCGTATAATGATGCCTGCAGGAAGTGAGATTATTCACGTAATGCCCCAGGATTATATGGTTGATTACGAAGAGGGGATCCTTGATCCTGTAGGAATGGCCGGGACTAAACTCGAGGCTAATTTCCATGTGATCACAGCTAAGACTAACGACATTAAAAATATTCATAAGTGTGTAAAAAGAGCCGGGCTTGAGGTTGAAAACCTGATACTGGAGCCGCTTGCATCCAGCTTGTCAGCACTTAGCGATGAAGAAAAAGAGGCTGGTGTTTGCCTTATTGATATCGGAGGTGGTACTACTGATATTGCAATTTTCCATGATAACATAATAAGACATACCGCCGTGGTTCCATTTGGTGGAGATATAATCACTTCTGATATAAAGCAGGGGTGTAGCGTAATGCAAAATCAAGCTGAATTGCTAAAGACCAAATTTGGTCGGGCAATCGCTGAGGAGGCAAGTCCTAACGAGATCATTAGTATACCTGGCCTCAGAAACAGGCCTCCAAAAGAGATCTCGATTAAAAATCTTGCTTTCATTATTGAAGCCAGAATGGAAGAGATTATCGAATATGTACATAGCGAGATTATCGCTTCAGGATACGATGATAAGCTTGCAGCCGGGTTGGTGGTCACCGGTGGTGGATCACAATTACTGGGTATAAAACAATTGTTCGAATATATGACTGGCAAGGATGTGCGCGTCGGATTCCCGAACGAACACCTTGGCAAAAGCAAAATTAATATTGTGAAGAGCCCGATGTATGCAACGGGTGTCGGATTGGTACTGACCGGATTCAGATCGCTGGACGAGCGTGAAGAACGATATAAAGCATATCCAGCCAACCGTGAAGCAGGAAATGAGAACACCAGTAAACCGAATGGAGGTGATTTTTTCAAAAAGATCATCAACAAGACCAAAGGGTTACTGATCGATGATATCGATAACACTAATTATTAA
- the ftsZ gene encoding cell division protein FtsZ has translation MSDNGFTFDIPEHQKSIIKVIGVGGGGSNAVNHMYNQGIKDVEFVVVNTDSQALKASPVPYRLQIGTHLTEGLGAGANPEIGKNAAIESKEEIRELLGDGTKMVFVTAGMGGGTGTGAAPQIARIAKDMDILTVGIVTAPFGFEGKKKMAAAEAGIKDLKECCDTVIVILNDKLREIFGNLAIREAFGRADNVLTTAAKGIAEIITVPGYVNVDFQDVNTVMKNSGAAVMGSAQTEGENRALKAAELAISSPLLNNRDIHGAEKILLSIISGEEAELQMDELTEITEYIQEVAGDEAEVIFGHGIDPDLGTALRVTLIATGFDAPSTIKENVESTNSKKVFDLESNRQIKLFGENSDSKSSKNETLDDGPSQSSQFIARDQEEEENANNLFDLDDDFEVVDDEEVTNKEESTEKNDSGEVKRTFVFSEIEMKKQKLQEQAMERKQKLNNYNSTPEKKDEEYKEKFKVPAYLRKKVDLKESQHSSERNMSKYNLNDDNEILGNNKYLHDNVD, from the coding sequence ATGTCAGACAACGGATTTACTTTTGATATCCCCGAGCATCAAAAATCGATCATTAAAGTGATTGGTGTTGGGGGAGGTGGTAGCAATGCTGTTAACCACATGTATAACCAGGGAATTAAAGATGTTGAATTTGTCGTCGTAAATACAGATTCACAGGCGTTAAAAGCCAGTCCGGTACCCTACAGGCTTCAAATCGGGACTCACCTGACTGAAGGGCTGGGAGCTGGAGCTAATCCTGAGATCGGAAAAAACGCCGCAATCGAAAGCAAGGAAGAAATCAGAGAACTTCTTGGCGATGGAACTAAAATGGTTTTTGTCACTGCCGGAATGGGTGGTGGAACAGGAACCGGAGCAGCTCCACAAATTGCCAGAATAGCAAAAGACATGGATATCCTGACTGTGGGTATTGTCACTGCACCTTTTGGTTTCGAAGGCAAAAAGAAAATGGCTGCTGCAGAAGCAGGAATAAAAGATTTAAAAGAATGCTGCGATACAGTTATCGTCATTCTTAATGATAAACTGAGAGAGATATTTGGTAATCTGGCCATCAGGGAAGCATTTGGTCGGGCAGACAATGTTTTGACCACTGCTGCTAAAGGTATTGCAGAAATAATTACTGTTCCGGGATATGTCAACGTCGACTTTCAGGATGTAAATACAGTAATGAAAAACAGTGGTGCTGCGGTAATGGGATCAGCCCAGACTGAAGGTGAAAACAGGGCTCTGAAGGCTGCGGAACTAGCAATAAGCTCTCCTTTATTAAATAACCGTGACATCCACGGTGCAGAAAAAATTCTTCTTTCGATCATCTCCGGTGAAGAAGCTGAGCTGCAAATGGATGAATTGACTGAAATCACTGAATACATCCAGGAAGTAGCTGGAGACGAAGCAGAGGTGATCTTTGGTCATGGTATTGACCCTGATCTTGGTACAGCATTGAGAGTGACTTTAATCGCGACAGGATTTGATGCTCCAAGTACGATCAAGGAAAATGTCGAATCAACAAACTCGAAGAAGGTCTTCGACTTAGAATCAAACAGGCAAATTAAGTTATTCGGAGAAAACAGCGATTCAAAATCATCAAAGAATGAAACGCTTGATGACGGCCCGTCCCAATCAAGTCAATTCATTGCAAGAGATCAGGAAGAAGAGGAAAATGCCAACAACCTCTTCGACCTGGATGATGATTTTGAGGTTGTTGATGATGAGGAAGTTACTAACAAAGAAGAATCTACTGAAAAGAATGACAGTGGAGAAGTTAAAAGGACATTCGTATTCAGTGAGATCGAAATGAAAAAGCAAAAGCTTCAGGAACAGGCAATGGAGCGAAAGCAAAAACTAAATAATTATAACAGTACTCCTGAAAAAAAGGATGAGGAATACAAGGAGAAATTCAAGGTGCCAGCTTATTTGAGGAAAAAAGTTGACTTGAAAGAATCTCAGCATTCTTCAGAGCGAAACATGAGTAAGTATAATTTAAACGATGATAATGAGATCCTTGGGAACAACAAGTATCTGCATGACAATGTAGATTAA
- a CDS encoding NADPH-dependent FMN reductase yields MNNKKEIYTIISGTNRKDAVSPKLAAYYQTCLSDKGIEAPVLSLDDLPDDFVFSALYENAGKHEVFNKFRERMLNTTKFIFIVPEYNGSFPGVLKAFIDGMEYPDTFSNKKCALVGLSSGVQGAGLALSHLTDIFNYCGTHVLAQKPKLSFIHKHFDGEEVLNDLYKQLIDEQVEAFLEF; encoded by the coding sequence ATGAATAATAAGAAAGAGATCTATACAATAATAAGTGGTACTAACAGAAAAGATGCGGTAAGTCCAAAGCTTGCAGCGTATTACCAAACATGCCTTAGTGATAAAGGTATTGAAGCACCAGTGCTTTCACTGGATGATCTTCCTGATGATTTTGTTTTTTCGGCACTATATGAAAATGCCGGAAAACATGAAGTTTTTAATAAGTTCAGAGAACGAATGTTAAATACAACCAAGTTTATATTTATTGTTCCTGAATACAATGGATCATTTCCCGGGGTCCTGAAAGCTTTTATCGATGGAATGGAATATCCTGATACCTTTTCTAATAAGAAATGTGCTTTAGTTGGACTTTCTTCTGGTGTACAGGGTGCAGGCCTGGCTTTGAGTCACCTAACAGATATTTTTAACTATTGTGGTACTCACGTGTTGGCACAAAAGCCAAAGCTTTCATTTATTCATAAGCACTTTGATGGGGAGGAAGTACTTAATGATCTTTACAAGCAACTTATTGACGAGCAAGTAGAAGCATTTCTCGAATTTTAA
- a CDS encoding thioredoxin family protein, with amino-acid sequence MSLTPTKDIPLGFQAPDFNLPDTVSGKTFTINDLRGAKATVVMFICNHCPYVIHIRKKLVEVAEKYENEGINFIAISSNDITNYPDDSPENMKQLANALEFPFPYLYDETQEVAKAYDAACTPDFSVFDENLLCIYRGRFDESRPGNDVPVTGKDLVEVLEAILDGDDIPAVQHPSMGCNIKWKEGNQPA; translated from the coding sequence ATGTCATTAACGCCAACAAAAGATATACCGCTCGGATTCCAGGCTCCGGATTTTAATTTACCAGATACTGTTTCCGGAAAAACTTTCACTATAAATGATCTAAGGGGTGCTAAAGCTACTGTAGTCATGTTCATCTGTAATCACTGTCCATATGTGATTCACATAAGGAAGAAACTTGTTGAAGTTGCTGAAAAATATGAAAATGAGGGTATCAACTTCATTGCGATTAGCTCCAATGATATCACTAATTATCCGGATGATTCACCGGAGAACATGAAGCAATTAGCAAATGCTCTTGAATTTCCTTTCCCTTATTTGTATGATGAAACACAGGAGGTAGCAAAAGCTTATGATGCGGCCTGCACCCCGGATTTTTCTGTTTTTGATGAAAATTTGTTATGCATTTATCGTGGTAGATTTGATGAATCGAGACCAGGAAATGACGTACCTGTCACAGGAAAAGATCTTGTTGAGGTTTTGGAGGCTATTTTGGATGGTGATGACATTCCTGCTGTTCAACACCCAAGTATGGGATGTAATATTAAATGGAAAGAGGGAAATCAACCAGCATAA
- a CDS encoding purine-nucleoside phosphorylase has translation MADSILDQLNKSLAVIKELDIEKPEFGIILGTGLGKLVEKVDIKQTISYESIPHFPVSTVESHSGRLIFGRIENKPVVIMQGRFHYYEGYSMEQVTYGVRVMKLLGISKLIISNAAGGLNNDYEKSDLMIIEDHINLFPENPLRGKNEDSLGPRFPDMYEPYDKNMIKIAMEYGRDEKVRIHKGVYAGVQGPNLETPAEYKFLRIIGADAVGMSSIPENIVAVHMGLPVFAISVITDLCTPEKLQPVSVPEIIAAAEKAEPAMTRIIARMVAEF, from the coding sequence GTGGCAGACTCTATACTCGATCAACTCAATAAATCTCTTGCAGTAATTAAAGAATTGGACATTGAAAAACCTGAATTTGGTATTATTCTGGGTACCGGTTTGGGTAAGTTAGTAGAAAAAGTTGATATCAAACAGACTATTTCATACGAATCAATACCTCATTTTCCTGTTTCGACTGTTGAATCCCATTCTGGACGATTGATATTCGGAAGAATAGAGAATAAGCCTGTTGTTATCATGCAGGGACGTTTTCATTATTATGAAGGGTATTCAATGGAACAGGTTACTTATGGTGTAAGAGTGATGAAATTACTTGGCATCAGTAAGTTAATTATCAGTAATGCGGCAGGTGGATTAAATAATGATTATGAAAAAAGTGATTTGATGATCATTGAAGACCACATTAATTTATTCCCTGAAAATCCTTTGAGAGGTAAAAATGAAGATAGCCTCGGGCCGAGATTTCCGGATATGTATGAGCCATACGATAAAAATATGATCAAAATAGCCATGGAATATGGGCGTGATGAAAAGGTTAGAATTCACAAAGGAGTATACGCTGGTGTCCAAGGTCCTAATCTTGAAACACCTGCAGAATATAAGTTTTTAAGAATTATTGGAGCAGATGCTGTTGGTATGTCGTCGATCCCCGAGAATATTGTGGCCGTTCATATGGGGCTTCCTGTTTTTGCTATTTCAGTGATTACGGATCTTTGTACACCTGAAAAGCTGCAACCAGTTTCTGTACCAGAAATCATAGCTGCTGCAGAGAAAGCTGAACCGGCTATGACAAGGATAATAGCAAGAATGGTTGCTGAATTTTAA
- a CDS encoding GIN domain-containing protein produces MKKLIYILPILLFLAISCNDPDSFGCFKKAGGHAIEERPIGAFSNVIIETGVDIRFSDAQTETISIEGPENLLHKIETNINRDTLYIKDSNSCSWVRSPVRTMIHLPIPSDVKIYYRGYGNIELQTIEPINTFDLHIDDGMGDIYLNFATVGTVSVYNNSFSNVHLSGTADSLHFQYRNNFGQFEASALESRKVNMVYGGKNDVTINPTESITGVITGFGDVYSIQRPPVVDIEEISGGKLIFQD; encoded by the coding sequence ATGAAGAAGTTGATCTATATATTACCGATACTATTATTTTTGGCCATTTCGTGTAATGACCCAGATTCATTTGGGTGCTTCAAAAAAGCCGGGGGTCATGCAATTGAGGAAAGACCTATCGGTGCATTTTCAAATGTCATCATTGAAACAGGAGTTGATATTCGTTTTTCAGATGCCCAAACAGAAACAATTTCTATTGAAGGTCCTGAAAATTTATTGCATAAAATAGAAACGAATATTAACAGGGATACACTTTATATAAAAGATAGCAATTCGTGCTCCTGGGTGAGATCTCCGGTCAGGACGATGATCCATTTACCCATCCCCTCTGATGTAAAAATATATTACAGGGGTTATGGTAATATAGAACTTCAAACTATCGAGCCAATAAATACATTTGATCTGCATATCGACGACGGGATGGGCGATATTTACCTGAATTTTGCTACTGTTGGTACAGTATCAGTATACAATAATAGCTTCTCAAATGTACATTTATCCGGAACAGCAGATTCACTTCATTTTCAATACAGAAATAATTTCGGCCAATTTGAAGCATCCGCCCTTGAAAGCAGAAAAGTGAATATGGTCTATGGCGGCAAGAATGATGTCACCATAAACCCAACTGAAAGTATTACCGGTGTAATAACTGGTTTTGGCGATGTTTATTCTATTCAGCGTCCTCCTGTAGTAGACATTGAAGAGATTAGTGGTGGCAAGCTGATTTTTCAGGATTAA